In Octopus bimaculoides isolate UCB-OBI-ISO-001 chromosome 14, ASM119413v2, whole genome shotgun sequence, the following are encoded in one genomic region:
- the LOC106881891 gene encoding uncharacterized protein LOC106881891 — protein sequence MSNGSHISDRSRISNRSRISNGSRISNGSRISNGSRISNGSRVGNRSRVGNRSHVSNRSRVSIRSRVSIRSRVSIRSRVSIRSRVSIRSRVSNRSRVSIRSRTCDRCCMSKEITRCFMRKMSVEWFMWKSIWRHTLPLELKEMTSFEDKGMEDVKLDPLAANYSRSNPYHSIISTTIEVLYLQQ from the exons ATGAGCAACGGAAGTCATATAAGCGACAGGAGCCGAATAAGCAACAGGAGCCGTATAAGCAACGGAAGTCGAATAAGCAACGGAAGTCGAATAAGCAACGGAAGTCGAATAAGCAACGGGAGTCGTGTGGGCAACAGGAGTCGTGTGGGCAACAGGAGTCATGTGAGCAACAGGAGTCGTGTGAGCATCAGGAGTCGTGTGAGCATCAGGAGTCGTGTGAGCATCAGGAGTCGTGTGAGCATCAGGAGTCGTGTGAGCATCAGGAGTCGTGTGAGCAACAGGAGTCGTGTGAGCATCAGGAGTCGCACGTGCGACAGATGTTGTATGAGCAAAGAAATCACACGGTGCTTCATGAGAAAAATGTCAGTGGAATGGTTCATGTGGAAAAGCATATGGAGACATACTCTGCCTTTAGAATTGAAAGAAATGACATCATTCGAAGACAAAGGAATGGAAGATGTGAAACTGG atcCCCTGGCAGCCAACTATAGTAGATCAAATCCTTATCATAGCATTATATCTACAACAATAGAAGTTTTATATCTACAACAATAG